In Pseudomonas sp. R76, one genomic interval encodes:
- the purN gene encoding phosphoribosylglycinamide formyltransferase, with protein MPQTCDVVVLLSGTGSNLQALIDSTRTGDSPVRIAAVISNRSDAYGLQRARDAGIDTRSLDHKAFEGREAFDSALIELIDAFNPKLVVLAGFMRILSADFVRHYQGRLLNIHPSLLPKYKGLHTHQRALEAGDTEHGCSVHFVTEELDGGPLVVQAVVPVESADSAQTLAQRVHTQEHKIYPLAVRWFAEGRLILGEQGALLDGQLLAASGHLIRT; from the coding sequence ATGCCTCAGACCTGTGATGTCGTGGTGCTGCTCTCCGGCACCGGCAGTAACTTGCAGGCCCTGATCGACAGCACGCGTACCGGCGACAGCCCGGTGCGCATCGCTGCGGTGATCTCCAACCGCAGCGACGCCTACGGCCTGCAACGCGCCAGGGACGCAGGTATCGATACCCGCTCCCTGGATCACAAGGCTTTCGAGGGCCGCGAGGCCTTCGATAGCGCCTTGATCGAACTGATCGACGCCTTCAACCCAAAACTCGTGGTCCTTGCCGGTTTCATGCGCATTCTCAGCGCTGATTTTGTTCGGCATTACCAAGGGCGCCTGCTCAATATCCACCCTTCCCTGCTGCCAAAATACAAAGGGTTACATACGCACCAACGCGCCCTCGAGGCCGGCGACACAGAGCACGGCTGCAGTGTGCACTTCGTCACCGAGGAACTCGATGGCGGGCCTCTGGTCGTACAGGCAGTAGTTCCGGTAGAGTCTGCGGACTCAGCGCAGACGCTTGCGCAACGGGTTCATACCCAGGAACACAAGATTTACCCGCTGGCTGTTCGCTGGTTTGCCGAGGGGCGATTGATTCTTGGTGAACAGGGTGCATTATTGGACGGTCAGTTACTCGCGGCCAGCGGCCACTTGATTCGAACCTAG
- a CDS encoding DUF3108 domain-containing protein, with the protein MRRALLFAFALFALPAVQAADLHPFSASYTADWKQLPMSGSAERSLTKNDNGSWTLNFKASMMIASLTETSVISFDKDALQPKSYTFERGGLGKAKKINLDFDHATNKVTGFENKDPVNVTLESGMLDKSTYQLALQRDVAAGKKSMSYRVVEGTDVDTYDFRVIGPEKVQTKAGTIDAIKVERVRDPSQSKRITQMWFAKDWGGILVALRQVETDGKEYNIMLLDGTVDGKAVKGS; encoded by the coding sequence ATGCGTCGCGCCTTGCTCTTCGCTTTTGCGCTGTTCGCCTTGCCAGCCGTGCAAGCAGCAGACCTTCACCCTTTCTCCGCCAGCTACACCGCCGACTGGAAACAGTTGCCCATGAGTGGTTCGGCCGAGCGCAGCCTGACCAAGAATGACAATGGCTCCTGGACCTTGAATTTCAAGGCTTCCATGATGATCGCCAGCCTCACCGAAACCAGCGTGATCAGTTTCGACAAGGACGCCCTGCAACCGAAAAGCTACACCTTCGAGCGCGGCGGCCTGGGCAAGGCGAAGAAGATCAACCTCGATTTCGACCATGCGACCAACAAGGTCACCGGCTTCGAAAACAAGGACCCGGTCAACGTTACCCTTGAAAGCGGCATGCTCGACAAGTCGACTTACCAGCTTGCCCTGCAGCGCGACGTCGCCGCCGGCAAGAAAAGCATGAGCTACCGCGTAGTCGAAGGCACCGACGTCGACACCTACGATTTCCGCGTGATCGGCCCGGAAAAGGTCCAGACCAAAGCCGGCACCATTGACGCGATCAAGGTTGAGCGCGTGCGCGACCCGTCGCAGAGCAAGCGCATCACCCAGATGTGGTTTGCCAAGGACTGGGGCGGCATCCTGGTTGCCCTGCGCCAGGTAGAAACCGACGGCAAGGAATACAACATCATGCTGCTGGACGGCACCGTTGACGGCAAGGCGGTCAAAGGTAGCTGA
- a CDS encoding IucA/IucC family protein: MHGHNSTPEKSLLERWGEALATPQFVANHIPLDSLINTLAPAAERSFQRLIQALFREGLLNPNTRTYDERGHCWLALPDHTRLRFDHLRPGRMASWDLRGQVMLVRDGQPEQKIQFPSQLLTLLNSSLESSADLEVLSRLNTEIDDSFVNDTLCLAFHEQWTLKLHAAMDPAHQHNLLSHLKHDASVTNATSVLEQWGTLGHPWHPNYKTKLGLATDQVIDFSPEFEARIPVLLCALHRQYAHVEVLADTADYWQWWQQHFPQAARQLTATLAAQGLEAGDYLPLPAHPWQARQELPQLFANEIGDKLLVLTDIVAFTAHPTMSFRTVLPEGSCDAPMVKLPVSLRLTSVQRTVSPRSARMGPRISHLLLTILEREPAIAQILSIVPERIGVHFKPQPANDEHARHLAVLYRDNPQSLLQPGEMAVPVGSLFAIDQHGQPLLRQWVRLSKGQDDADAMLAFFRDYAAIAVPALLGMYLRYGVAFEAHQQNSFMVMAADGQLSRLLLRDFGDIRIDRKTLHAHGLDIELHDPRMTLYDDAGFVRDKLLHTVFMCHLGELVLLSARHFDIPQALLWDELSAQVSQCFDDLRTQVEPQRWATEREALLEQDWPAKSFMRMRLLESHADIVGRLPNPLSAAADGS, encoded by the coding sequence ATGCATGGACACAACAGCACGCCGGAAAAATCACTGCTTGAGCGCTGGGGTGAAGCACTTGCCACTCCGCAATTTGTGGCCAATCACATCCCCCTTGATTCACTGATCAACACCCTGGCGCCCGCCGCCGAGCGCAGTTTCCAACGCCTGATCCAGGCACTGTTTCGTGAAGGCCTGCTGAACCCCAACACGCGCACCTATGACGAACGCGGCCACTGCTGGCTGGCGCTGCCTGACCACACCCGCCTGCGCTTCGATCACTTGCGCCCCGGCCGTATGGCCAGTTGGGACCTGCGTGGCCAGGTCATGCTGGTGCGTGATGGCCAGCCCGAGCAGAAGATTCAATTCCCATCGCAACTGCTGACCTTGCTTAACAGCAGCCTCGAATCATCGGCCGACCTTGAGGTGCTGAGCCGCCTCAACACCGAAATCGATGACAGCTTCGTCAACGACACGCTTTGCCTGGCCTTTCACGAGCAGTGGACGCTCAAGCTGCACGCGGCCATGGACCCGGCCCACCAGCACAATCTGCTGAGCCATCTCAAGCACGATGCAAGCGTGACCAACGCCACGTCCGTCCTTGAACAATGGGGCACGCTGGGCCACCCATGGCACCCCAACTACAAAACCAAGCTGGGCTTGGCCACCGACCAGGTGATCGACTTTTCACCGGAGTTCGAAGCACGCATCCCGGTATTGCTTTGCGCGCTGCATCGCCAATACGCGCATGTCGAAGTATTGGCCGATACCGCGGATTACTGGCAGTGGTGGCAACAGCACTTTCCACAGGCCGCCCGGCAATTGACTGCAACGCTTGCAGCACAGGGTCTTGAGGCGGGTGACTACCTGCCGCTGCCAGCGCACCCTTGGCAGGCCCGTCAGGAATTACCCCAACTGTTCGCCAACGAAATCGGTGACAAGCTGCTGGTGCTGACCGATATCGTCGCATTTACCGCCCACCCGACCATGTCGTTCAGGACTGTCCTGCCTGAAGGCAGTTGCGACGCGCCGATGGTCAAACTCCCGGTCTCACTGCGCTTGACCAGTGTGCAGCGCACGGTTTCGCCGCGCTCGGCGCGCATGGGCCCGCGGATCAGCCACTTGCTGCTGACGATCCTTGAGCGCGAGCCTGCCATTGCGCAGATCCTCAGCATCGTCCCCGAGCGGATCGGCGTGCACTTCAAGCCTCAACCGGCCAACGATGAACACGCCCGCCACTTGGCGGTTCTCTACCGCGACAATCCCCAGAGCCTGCTCCAACCGGGCGAAATGGCGGTGCCCGTCGGCAGTCTGTTTGCAATCGACCAGCACGGTCAGCCGCTGCTGAGGCAATGGGTGCGCCTGAGCAAAGGCCAGGACGACGCCGATGCCATGCTGGCGTTCTTTCGCGACTATGCCGCGATCGCCGTTCCGGCACTGTTGGGCATGTACCTGCGCTATGGCGTTGCCTTCGAGGCCCACCAGCAGAACTCCTTCATGGTCATGGCCGCAGACGGGCAACTGAGCCGCCTGTTATTGCGTGACTTCGGTGATATCCGCATCGACCGCAAAACCTTGCACGCCCACGGCCTGGACATCGAACTGCACGACCCCAGGATGACCCTGTACGACGACGCGGGCTTTGTACGTGACAAGCTGCTGCACACGGTATTCATGTGCCACCTGGGCGAACTGGTATTGCTCAGTGCCCGCCACTTCGACATCCCCCAGGCGTTGCTTTGGGATGAACTGTCGGCCCAGGTCAGCCAGTGTTTCGACGACTTGCGCACCCAGGTCGAACCCCAGCGTTGGGCAACCGAGCGCGAAGCGCTGCTGGAGCAGGACTGGCCCGCCAAGTCGTTCATGCGCATGCGCCTGCTGGAAAGCCATGCCGATATCGTCGGGCGCCTGCCCAACCCGCTGAGTGCCGCCGCCGATGGCAGCTAA
- a CDS encoding MFS transporter, with product MAANPTALRLLVVIQLVSMGAMEMSGPFWPLQIQKLLGVANAQYTGLLSSLVYAGPMMAAMILTPMWGRLGDRTGHKPMIIRALLALAVCQALAAVTFDPWLLVVIRVAQGALAGFIAAAQAYALACCGDGGRGHILARLQSATAVGSLAGPVLGGWLMDVSGFALLCYSATAVCLGCAVLSVFLPSDAPRSRPTRTCAPAALPKGWLGAMLGIIVLIQAAKMMPQPFYALYVADVLQAPAWLIGASYAASALTLALSAPLWGRLFDRHQPAHTLRIIEWVTWACALTLAFTAMANEWLGFLASRLLWGVWQGALLPVAYTLIANTVAPSQQGFALGMGNSAAKAGALCGALMGGIGMAMVGLAHSFWLVALTYALAAVGIRAIRSFTRTPETSGFSVNTSNN from the coding sequence ATGGCAGCTAACCCCACCGCGCTGCGGCTGCTGGTGGTGATTCAACTGGTGTCGATGGGGGCCATGGAAATGAGCGGCCCCTTCTGGCCGTTGCAGATCCAGAAGTTGCTTGGCGTGGCCAACGCCCAGTACACCGGCCTGCTGTCTTCGCTGGTGTACGCCGGGCCGATGATGGCAGCGATGATCCTGACGCCAATGTGGGGGCGCCTGGGCGACCGTACCGGTCACAAGCCGATGATTATTCGCGCGCTGCTGGCGTTGGCGGTATGCCAGGCGCTGGCCGCTGTCACCTTCGATCCGTGGCTGCTGGTGGTGATCCGAGTGGCGCAAGGTGCGCTGGCCGGCTTTATCGCGGCGGCCCAAGCCTATGCGCTGGCCTGCTGTGGTGATGGCGGGCGCGGACATATTCTGGCTCGGCTGCAATCGGCAACCGCCGTGGGGTCACTGGCGGGGCCGGTGTTGGGCGGCTGGCTGATGGATGTCTCGGGCTTCGCCCTGCTGTGCTACAGCGCCACCGCCGTGTGCCTGGGCTGCGCAGTGCTCAGTGTGTTCCTGCCCAGCGATGCACCGCGCTCGCGGCCAACCCGCACCTGCGCGCCTGCCGCACTGCCCAAAGGCTGGCTTGGCGCAATGCTGGGGATCATCGTATTGATTCAGGCCGCCAAGATGATGCCCCAGCCGTTTTACGCCTTGTACGTCGCCGATGTGCTACAGGCACCCGCCTGGTTGATCGGCGCCAGCTATGCCGCCAGCGCACTCACGCTGGCACTGTCCGCGCCGCTTTGGGGCCGGCTGTTTGACCGACATCAACCGGCTCACACGCTGCGCATCATCGAATGGGTCACGTGGGCCTGCGCCTTGACGCTTGCGTTCACGGCGATGGCCAACGAATGGCTGGGCTTCCTTGCCAGCCGGTTGCTGTGGGGCGTGTGGCAAGGCGCTTTGCTGCCCGTCGCCTACACGTTGATCGCCAATACCGTTGCGCCCAGCCAGCAGGGTTTTGCCCTCGGCATGGGCAACAGCGCCGCAAAAGCCGGCGCGCTGTGCGGCGCCTTGATGGGCGGTATCGGCATGGCAATGGTGGGCCTGGCGCACAGCTTCTGGCTGGTGGCACTCACGTATGCCTTGGCCGCCGTGGGTATCCGCGCCATCCGTTCGTTCACCCGAACACCCGAGACATCCGGTTTTTCTGTCAATACTTCTAATAACTGA